A part of Drosophila ananassae strain 14024-0371.13 chromosome 2R, ASM1763931v2, whole genome shotgun sequence genomic DNA contains:
- the LOC6507658 gene encoding poly(U)-binding-splicing factor half pint isoform X1 has translation MGSNDRASRSPRSDDQREISEVPTKRSRSDSGKSTDSKIPYLSQPLYDLKQTGDVKFGPGTRSALLGLLGGALPKLSSDQHDLVSKAKKYAMEQSIKMVLMKQTLAHQQQQLATQRTQVQRQQALALMCRVYVGSISFELKEDTIRVAFTPFGPIKSINMSWDPITQKHKGFAFVEYEIPEGAQLALEQMNGALMGGRNIKVGRPSNMPQAQQVIDEVQEEAKSFNRIYVASIHPDLSEEDIKSVFEAFGPILYCKLAQGTSLHTHKGYGFIEYANKQAMDEAIASMNLFDLGGQLLRVGRSITPPNALAVPTTNSTMPTAAAVAAAAATAKIQALDAVASNAVLGLSQNTPALGMAAGAVVAKVGAMPVVSAATTAAALHPALAVQAAPAALLPPGIFQAPSAVAPSLLGVPAGLQPLQPVAPALPPPALLATPTVPMTAVGVAGALGVGVVPTVATLTGAEASNGAAAAVISAAANNAAVTAANLSENIKKAHEKQQEELQKKLMDEGDVQTLQQQENMSIKGQSARQLVMQRLMRPVDSRVIILRNMVGPEDVDETLQEEIQEECSKFGTVSRVIIFNEKQTENEDDDEAEIIVKIFVEFSAGSEAQRGKEALHGRFFGGRRVVAELYDQGIFDQGDLSG, from the exons ATG GGAAGCAACGACAGAGCATCTAGATCGCCGCGTTCGGATGATCAGCGGGAGATAAGCGAAGTCCCAACCAAGAGATCACGCTCCGACTCGG GCAAGTCCACGGATTCGAAAATTCCCTACCTTTCGCAGCCTCTGTATGACCTCAAGCAGACGGGCGATGTTAAGTTCGGACCCGGCACCCGATCGGCACTACTTGGCCTCCTGGGCGGAGCCCTGCCGAAGCTATCCTCCGACCAGCACGATCTGGTCAGCAAGGCCAAAAAGTATGCCATGGAGCAGAGCATCAAGATGGTGCTCATGAAGCAGACCCTGGCccatcagcaacaacagctggcCACGCAGAGGACGCAGGTCCAGCGACAGCAGGCACTGGCACTCATGTGCAG AGTCTATGTGGGTAGCATTTCATTTGAACTCAAAGAGGACACTATTCGGGTGGCCTTCACTCCCTTTGGCCCCATCAAGTCGATCAACATGTCCTGGGATCCCATCACCCAGAAGCACAAGGGATTCGCTTTTGTGGAGTACGAGATACCAGAGGGCGCCCAACTGGCCCTGGAGCAGATGAATGGCGCCCTAATGGGCGGCCGGAACATCAAGGTGGGCCGGCCCAGTAACATGCCACAGGCCCAGCAGGTAATCGACGAGGTGCAGGAAGAGGCCAAGAGCTTCAATCGCATCTACGTGGCCTCGATTCATCCGGACCTCTCCGAGGAGGACATCAAGAGCGTCTTTGAGGCGTTTGGTCCTATTCTGTACTGCAAGCTGGCCCAGGGCACCTCACTGCACACGCACAAGGGATATGGCTTCATCGAATACGCGAACAAACAGGCCATGGACGAGGCCATCGCCAGTATGAACCTCTTCGATCTGGGCGGCCAGCTATTGAG AGTTGGTCGGTCCATCACACCACCGAATGCTCTGGCTGTTCCCACAACCAACTCCACAATGCCCACGGCGGCAGCAGTGGCTGCGGCAGCGGCTACAGCCAAAATTCAGGCCCTGGACGCGGTGGCCAGTAATGCGGTGTTGGGACTTTCGCAGAACACGCCCGCTCTGGGAATGGCAGCGGGCGCTGTGGTGGCCAAGGTGGGTGCCATGCCAGTAGTTTCGGCGGCAACCACAGCGGCTGCCTTGCATCCCGCCCTCGCAGTACAGGCCGCTCCGGCGGCTCTTCTTCCTCCGGGAATCTTCCAAGCACCCTCCGCCGTGGCACCCAGTCTGTTGGGCGTCCCAGCTGGACTTCAACCTCTTCAACCTGTCGCTCCGGCTCTGCCTCCGCCCGCCCTCCTGGCCACCCCCACGGTCCCCATGACCGCCGTTGGCGTGGCTGGGGCCCTGGGAGTAGGTGTGGTCCCAACGGTGGCCACCTTAACGGGCGCGGAAGCCAGTAAtggagcagctgcagcagtTATTTCAGCAGCCGCGAATAATGCCGCAGTCACTGCCGCCAATCTCTCAGAGAACATAAAGAAGGCCCACGAGAAGCAGCAGGAGGAGCTCCAGAAGAAACTGATGGACGAGGGCGATGTGCAGACACTGCAGCAGCAAGAAAACATGTCGATCAAGGGCCAAAGTGCCCGGCAACTGGTCATGCAGCGGCTGATGCGACCAGTAGACTCGCGGGTGATCATTCTGCGAAATATGGTGGGCCCGGAGGATGTGGATGAAACCCTGCAGGAGGAGATCCAGGAGGAGTGCAGCAAGTTCGGTACTGTCAGTCGTGTGATCATCTTCAACGAGAAGCAGACGGAGAACGAGGACGACGACGAGGCCGAGATCATTGTAAAGATATTCGTGGAGTTCTCCGCCGGATCCGAAGCCCAGCGAGGAAAGGAAGCCCTGCATGGTAGATTTTTTGGCGGCCGGAGAGTGGTGGCCGAGCTGTATGACCAGGGTATCTTTGATCAGGGCGACCTATCTGGTTAG
- the LOC6507658 gene encoding poly(U)-binding-splicing factor half pint isoform X2: MEQSIKMVLMKQTLAHQQQQLATQRTQVQRQQALALMCRVYVGSISFELKEDTIRVAFTPFGPIKSINMSWDPITQKHKGFAFVEYEIPEGAQLALEQMNGALMGGRNIKVGRPSNMPQAQQVIDEVQEEAKSFNRIYVASIHPDLSEEDIKSVFEAFGPILYCKLAQGTSLHTHKGYGFIEYANKQAMDEAIASMNLFDLGGQLLRVGRSITPPNALAVPTTNSTMPTAAAVAAAAATAKIQALDAVASNAVLGLSQNTPALGMAAGAVVAKVGAMPVVSAATTAAALHPALAVQAAPAALLPPGIFQAPSAVAPSLLGVPAGLQPLQPVAPALPPPALLATPTVPMTAVGVAGALGVGVVPTVATLTGAEASNGAAAAVISAAANNAAVTAANLSENIKKAHEKQQEELQKKLMDEGDVQTLQQQENMSIKGQSARQLVMQRLMRPVDSRVIILRNMVGPEDVDETLQEEIQEECSKFGTVSRVIIFNEKQTENEDDDEAEIIVKIFVEFSAGSEAQRGKEALHGRFFGGRRVVAELYDQGIFDQGDLSG, translated from the exons ATGGAGCAGAGCATCAAGATGGTGCTCATGAAGCAGACCCTGGCccatcagcaacaacagctggcCACGCAGAGGACGCAGGTCCAGCGACAGCAGGCACTGGCACTCATGTGCAG AGTCTATGTGGGTAGCATTTCATTTGAACTCAAAGAGGACACTATTCGGGTGGCCTTCACTCCCTTTGGCCCCATCAAGTCGATCAACATGTCCTGGGATCCCATCACCCAGAAGCACAAGGGATTCGCTTTTGTGGAGTACGAGATACCAGAGGGCGCCCAACTGGCCCTGGAGCAGATGAATGGCGCCCTAATGGGCGGCCGGAACATCAAGGTGGGCCGGCCCAGTAACATGCCACAGGCCCAGCAGGTAATCGACGAGGTGCAGGAAGAGGCCAAGAGCTTCAATCGCATCTACGTGGCCTCGATTCATCCGGACCTCTCCGAGGAGGACATCAAGAGCGTCTTTGAGGCGTTTGGTCCTATTCTGTACTGCAAGCTGGCCCAGGGCACCTCACTGCACACGCACAAGGGATATGGCTTCATCGAATACGCGAACAAACAGGCCATGGACGAGGCCATCGCCAGTATGAACCTCTTCGATCTGGGCGGCCAGCTATTGAG AGTTGGTCGGTCCATCACACCACCGAATGCTCTGGCTGTTCCCACAACCAACTCCACAATGCCCACGGCGGCAGCAGTGGCTGCGGCAGCGGCTACAGCCAAAATTCAGGCCCTGGACGCGGTGGCCAGTAATGCGGTGTTGGGACTTTCGCAGAACACGCCCGCTCTGGGAATGGCAGCGGGCGCTGTGGTGGCCAAGGTGGGTGCCATGCCAGTAGTTTCGGCGGCAACCACAGCGGCTGCCTTGCATCCCGCCCTCGCAGTACAGGCCGCTCCGGCGGCTCTTCTTCCTCCGGGAATCTTCCAAGCACCCTCCGCCGTGGCACCCAGTCTGTTGGGCGTCCCAGCTGGACTTCAACCTCTTCAACCTGTCGCTCCGGCTCTGCCTCCGCCCGCCCTCCTGGCCACCCCCACGGTCCCCATGACCGCCGTTGGCGTGGCTGGGGCCCTGGGAGTAGGTGTGGTCCCAACGGTGGCCACCTTAACGGGCGCGGAAGCCAGTAAtggagcagctgcagcagtTATTTCAGCAGCCGCGAATAATGCCGCAGTCACTGCCGCCAATCTCTCAGAGAACATAAAGAAGGCCCACGAGAAGCAGCAGGAGGAGCTCCAGAAGAAACTGATGGACGAGGGCGATGTGCAGACACTGCAGCAGCAAGAAAACATGTCGATCAAGGGCCAAAGTGCCCGGCAACTGGTCATGCAGCGGCTGATGCGACCAGTAGACTCGCGGGTGATCATTCTGCGAAATATGGTGGGCCCGGAGGATGTGGATGAAACCCTGCAGGAGGAGATCCAGGAGGAGTGCAGCAAGTTCGGTACTGTCAGTCGTGTGATCATCTTCAACGAGAAGCAGACGGAGAACGAGGACGACGACGAGGCCGAGATCATTGTAAAGATATTCGTGGAGTTCTCCGCCGGATCCGAAGCCCAGCGAGGAAAGGAAGCCCTGCATGGTAGATTTTTTGGCGGCCGGAGAGTGGTGGCCGAGCTGTATGACCAGGGTATCTTTGATCAGGGCGACCTATCTGGTTAG
- the LOC6507657 gene encoding protein cueball, with amino-acid sequence MMIWVPALIFLSACLLPRSNGTPLEWDFAVTLRTKIQFLDSSWQTIATAAHEFDELSALTFDESEELIYFNDRQHQNGSIFSLRRDAYAASHVAQQAIQRTGNESVGGLAYDPLNRNLFWSDTLQRKIFFASIDSPPSQPPKVLVDLSQEGARPEGVAVDICRRKLYWTNSNITHPTVERIDVDGSNRVIIADSDIDMPKGIVVDQLSDRLFWIDDLKGVFFAVMSSNLDGSDRQVVLKDKHHEPQNLALTNDAIFWTDRTTKAVWSHPKRAAVKATTTVRPEVESSTDGTESESKQESEPVEDCPLVRVANLSEEARGIVARTGFYQRLQKDAHCSSIVRKIKLRLDEMSEKKEVRSLVDERMDQLERDHCMNGGSYISKRDLCICPAGFKGSRCEIRECHNYCVHGTCQMSDLAYPKCYCQPGFTGERCEVSNCAGLCLNGGHCRLGETEKDQPSCECPANFAGERCEQNSTQICSLFCRLLKHEPEIHVPFGCHDICEELALDNSTNIAIPQYQHLEVCQTPFVWTSSVIIILVVGIVFSLLLITTIIHGIRRLYKPKRPRIRKTFVVRKQPRTNSAGDTPLTNRPMTAEQCEITIENCCNMNICETPCFDPKLVEQTLAKSSCKEDKKILIHNMEDDLY; translated from the exons ATGATGATCTGGGTGCCAGCTTTAATATTCCTCTCCGCCTGCCTGCTGCCGCGTTCCAATGGAACACCACTGGAGTGGG ACTTTGCTGTTACGCTGAGGACCAAGATCCAGTTCCTGGACAGCTCCTGGCAGACCATAGCCACCGCCGCCCACGAGTTCGACGAACTGTCCGCCCTCACATTCGATGAGTCCGAGGAACTGATTTACTTCAACGATCGCCAGCACCAGAACGGCAGCATCTTCTCGCTCCGGAGGGACGCCTATGCTGCCTCCCATGTGGCCCAGCAGGCCATCCAGCGGACGGGTAACGAGTCGGTGGGTGGACTGGCGTACGATCCCCTCAACAGGAACCTCTTCTGGTCGGACACGCTGCAGCGCAAGATCTTCTTCGCCTCCATCGACAGTCCACCCAGTCAGCCGCCAAAGGTTCTGGTGGATCTCAGCCAGGAGGGAGCACGACCAGAGGGAGTGGCGGTGGATATCTGCCGCCGGAAGTTGTACTGGACCAACTCCAACATAACCCATCCCACTGTCGAGCGGATCGATGTGGATGGCAGCAATAGAGTGATCATCGCGGACTCGGACATCGATATGCCGAAGGGGATTGTGGTGGACCAGCTGTCGGATCGCCTCTTCTGGATAGACGACCTAAAGGGTGTGTTCTTTGCGGTGATGAGCTCCAACCTGGACGGCTCTGATCGGCAGGTGGTGCTGAAGGACAAGCACCACGAGCCCCAGAACCTGGCATTGACCAATGACGCCATTTTCTGGACAGACAGGACCACCAAGGCGGTATGGAGTCATCCGAAAAGGGCTGCCGTTAAAGCCACCACCACTGTCCGGCCAGAGGTGGAAAGTTCCACGGACGGCACTGAATCCGAGTCGAAGCAAGAAAGCGAACCCGTCGAGGACTGCCCCTTGGTACGTGTGGCCAATCTCAGCGAGGAGGCCAGAGGCATCGTGGCACGCACTGGTTTCTATCAGCGTCTCCAGAAGGACGCCCACTGCTCGAGTATTGTGCGCAAGATAAAGCTCCGTCTGGACGAGATGAGCGAGAAGAAGGAGGTACGCAGCTTGGTGGACGAGCGGATGGATCAGCTGGAGCGGGATCACTGCATGAACGGTGGTAGCTATATTTCAAAGAGGGATCTTTGCATATGTCCAGCCGGTTTCAAGGGATCCCGGTGCGAGATTCGCGAGTGCCACAACTACTGTGTTCACGGCACCTGCCAGATGTCCGACCTGGCCTACCCCAAGTGCTACTGCCAGCCGGGCTTCACCGGCGAACGCTGCGAGGTGAGCAATTGCGCCGGTTTGTGCCTCAACGGGGGACACTGCCGCCTGGGCGAGACGGAAAAGGACCAACCCAGTTGCGAGTGCCCCGCCAACTTTGCCGGCGAGCGTTGCGAGCAGAACTCCACTCAGATTTGCTCTCTCTTCTGTCGTCTCCTGAAGCACGAGCCGGAGATCCATGTGCCCTTCGGCTGTCATGACAT ATGCGAAGAACTGGCTCTGGACAACAGCACCAACATTGCCATTCCCCAGTACCAGCACCTGGAAGTGTGCCAGACCCCATTCGTGTGGACCAGCAGTGTCATCATCATCCTGGTCGTGGGAATTGTATTCAGTCTTCTGCTGATCACAACTATTATCCATGGAATCCGGCGCCTTTATAAGCCAAAGAGACCCCGTATCAGGAAGACGTTCGTGGTGCGCAAGCAGCCTAGGACCAACTCCGCCGGAGACACACCTCTCACCAACCGCCCCATGACCGCCGAGCAGTGCGAGATTACGATAGAGAACTGTTGTAACATGAACATTTGCGAAACG CCCTGTTTCGATCCTAAGCTTGTGGAGCAGACACTGGCCAAGTCCAGTTGTAAGGAGGACAAGAAGATACTCATCCACAACATGGAGGATGACCTGTACTAG